From a single Brassica oleracea var. oleracea cultivar TO1000 chromosome C5, BOL, whole genome shotgun sequence genomic region:
- the LOC106293570 gene encoding uncharacterized protein LOC106293570 produces MKLYLLKPGKFNYRHHATVDPPGRSADHHMHMIASFNGLVCCINQLSDEHEVDYQIWICNPSTEETLLLPQGRPSVWTEPSIGVAYGPDISEYKIFRIFCVGKRNAGKGDYLYECEVYSSSTGAWRGIGPVLHLPMYVCFSPHRSGHVFAGGKIYWLVSLEDPAGIMLSVDMEENFEVMELPYYSTELREEDRITVATYLINLGGSPSLVVLHADYFDVWEWKEASWVFVIADEFDFMDFAEIVLFMTSSEKEILFVTDSHLWTYHLDTRKWKKRGRPPTRFTNPAIFPFTESLLPCNGGVRLEGR; encoded by the exons ATGAAGTTGTACTTGTTGAAGCCAGGGAAGTTCAACTATCGACACCATGCTACAGTTGATCCTCCGGGAAGAAGCGCCGATCACCACATGCACATGATAGCATCGTTCAATGGATTAGTATGCTGCATCAACCAACTTTCTGATGAACATGAAGTAGATTATCAGATATGGATCTGCAATCCTTCTACTGAAGAAACTCTGCTTCTTCCTCAAGGCAGACCATCTGTTTGGACTGAACCAAGTATTGGAGTTGCATATGGTCCTGACATTAGCGAGTACAAAATTTTCCGCATATTCTGTGTCGGCAAGAGAAACGCTGGAAAAGGGGATTATCTCTACGAATGTGAGGTGTATTCATCTAGCACTGGTGCATGGAGGGGCATCGGCCCTGTGCTTCATCTTCCAATGTATGTTTGTTTCAGTCCACACAGATCCGGTCATGTCTTTGCAGGAGGGAAGATCTACTGGCTGGTTTCTCTGGAAGATCCTGCAGGTATAATGCTCTCTGTGGATATGGAGGAGAACTTCGAAGTTATGGAGCTGCCTTACTATTCAACAGAGCTGCGTGAAGAAGACAGGATAACAGTTGCTACGTATCTGATAAACCTGGGAGGATCTCCGTCACTGGTAGTTCTACATGCGGATTACTTTGACGTATGGGAGTGGAAAGAAGCTAGTTGGGTATTTGTAATCGCAGATGAGTTTGATTTCATGGACTTTGCTGAAATTGTATTATTCATGACCTCGTCAGAGAAGGAGATCCTGTTTGTGACTGACTCGCACTTGTGGACTTATCATTTGGATACTAGAAAGTGGAAAAAAAGGGGCAGGCCTCCTACTCGATTTACGAATCCTGCTATCTTCCCCTTCACCGAAAGCCTTCTTCCAT GCAATGGTGGGGTGAGGCTAGAAGGAAGGTGA
- the LOC106295998 gene encoding ubiquitin carboxyl-terminal hydrolase 14 isoform X2, which yields MELLRSNLSRVQIPEPTHRIYKHECCLSFDTPRSEGGLFVDMNSFLAFGKDYVAWNHEKTGNPVYLHIKETPKSVPEDRPLKKPTLLAIGVDGGFDNSETEYEESYSIVILPDFVSLPFPSVELPEKVRIAVDTVLSAVGAERREQVALAAWTADEKKASEHALTLQQIKSGVVVPPSGWKCAKCDKKENLWLNLTDGMILCGRKNWDGTGGNNHAVEHYKETSYPLAVKLGTITADLESADVYSYPEDDSVLDPLLAQHLAHFGIDFSSLQKTEMTTAERELDQNTNFDWNRIQESGKELVPVFGPGYTGLVNLGNSCYLAATMQILFSTHSFISRYFSHQSLKLAFEMAPADPTLDLNMQLTKLGHGLLSGKYSIPVTEDAATAEARQEGIPPRMFKSVVAAGHGEFSSMRQQDALDFFLHLLDKVERGNNTRPDLDPSRSFKFGVEEKILCSSGKVSYNKRDDCILSLNIPLQEATNKDELEAFNNQTAGKGLEENNMSTDEIVRPRVPLEACLATFASPEQIHDYYSTALKGKTTAIKTTGLTSFPDYLVLHMRKFVMDAGWVPKKLDVYIDVPDVIDISHMRSKGLQPGEELLPDGVPEEVTETAQPVANEEIVAQLVSMGFNQLHCQKAAINTSNAGVEEATNWLFSHMDDPDIDAPISHQASDVDQSSVDTLISFGFAEEVGRKALKASGGDIEKATDWIFNNPNASVSDMDVSSSSSAQTPAQTGLPDGGGRYKLFGIVSHMGTSTHCGHYVAHILKEGRWVIFNDSKVGISTDPPKDMGYLYFFQRLDN from the exons ATGGAGCTTCTCCGATCGAACTTGTCTAGGGTTCAGATCCCAGAACCCACCCACCGCATCTACAAGCACGAGTGTTGCCTCTCCTTCGATACCCCG AGATCGGAAGGAGGATTGTTCGTAGACATGAACAGCTTCCTTGCCTTTGGAAAAGACTACGTTGCTTGGAATCACGAGAAGACGGGGAATCCTGTTTATCTCCACATCAAGGAGACTCCCAAGTCTGTTCCCGAGGATCGCCCTCTCAAGAAACCTACTCTCCTCGCTATAG GAGTTGATGGCGGATTTGACAACAGTGAGACTGAGTATGAGGAATCTTATAGCATAGTCATACTTCCCGACTTTGTTTCACTTCCTTTCCCTTCTGTTGAGCTACCAGAGAAG GTGAGGATTGCGGTTGATACTGTTCTGAGTGCCGTTGGTGCTGAGCGGAGAGAGCAAGTTGCACTTGCAGCCTGGACTGCTGACGAGAAGAAAGCTAGTGAACATGCTTTGACGCTGCAGCAGATCAAGAGCGGCGTTGTCGTTCCTCCCTCCGGTTGGAAATGTGCCAAGTGTGATAAGAAGGAGAATCTCTGGCTTAATCTTACCGACGGGATGATTCTCTGTGGAAGGAAAAACTGGGATGGGACTGGTGGAAACAACCATGCTGTTGAGCACTACAAGGAAACAAGCTACCCTCTTGCTGTAAAGCTTGGAACTATCACCGCTGACTTGGAATCAGCAG ATGTGTATTCCTACCCGGAAGATGACAGTGTTTTGGACCCACTCCTGGCTCAGCATCTGGCCCATTTTGGAATCGACTTCTCCTCGTTGCAGAAG ACAGAAATGACAACTGCCGAAAGAGAACTTGATCAAAATACGAATTTTGATTGGAACCGTATACAAGAGAGTGGAAAAGAATTGGTGCCAGTTTTTGGACCTGGATATACTGGACTTGTCAATCTTGGCAACAG TTGCTACTTGGCAGCTACGATGCAGATTCTTTTCTCGACCCATTCGTTTATTTCAAG ATACTTCTCACATCAGAGCTTAAAGTTGGCATTTGAAATGGCTCCTGCTGATCCAACTTTGGACCTCAATATGCAATT GACAAAGCTTGGACATGGTTTACTATCTGGGAAGTACTCTATTCCTGTAACAGAG GATGCTGCAACTGCAGAAGCT AGGCAAGAAGGAATCCCTCCTCGCATGTTCAAATCGGTAGTTGCTGCTGGCCATGGAGAGTTCTCTTCTATGAGACAGCAG GATGCTCTCGACTTTTTCCTCCACTTGCTAGATAAAGTTGAGCGTGGCAACAACACGAGACCAGATTTAGACCCCTCGAGGAGCTTCAAGTTTGGAGTAGAAGAAAAGATCCTGTGTTCATCTGGGAAGGTCTCATATAATAAGAGGGATGACTGTATTCTTTCTTTGAACATTCCACTGCAGGAGGCAACTAATAAAG ATGAATTAGAAGCCTTTAACAACCAGACAGCAGGCAAAGGACTGGAAGAAAATAATAT GTCAACTGATGAAATTGTACGCCCACGAGTTCCTTTAGAAGCTTGTCTAGCAACGTTTGCATCACCAGAGCAGATTCATGATTACTATAGCACTGCTCTGAAGGGAAAGACAACAGCTATCAA GACAACTGGTTTGACATCTTTCCCAGATTACTTGGTCTTGCACATGCGGAAGTTTGTTATGGATGCAGGCTGGGTGCCAAAGAAGCTTG ATGTGTACATTGATGTTCCGGATGTAATTGATATCAGCCACATGCGCAGCAAAGGGCTTCAACCTGGAGAAGAACTGTTGCCAGATGGCG TTCCAGAAGAAGTGACGGAAACTGCACAGCCTGTGGCCAATGAGGAGATAGTTGCACAACTCGTCTCAATGGGATTTAACCAGCTTCATTGCCAGAAAGCCGCCATAAATACGTCTAATGCTGGGGTTGAAGAGGCGACGAACTGGTTATTTTCTCACATGGATGATCCAG ATATCGACGCACCAATCTCCCATCAGGCATCTGACGTTGACCAATCAAGCGTTGATACCTTAATCTCCTTTGGTTTTGCTGAAGAGGTTGGTCGAAAGGCACTCAAAGCCTCG GGAGGAGATATAGAGAAAGCAACAGATTGGATATTCAACAACCCTAATGCATCTGTTTCAGACATGGACGTTTCCTCTAGCAGTTCAGCGCAAACTCCAGCTCAGACTGGACTACCAGACGGAGGAGGGA GATATAAGCTGTTTGGGATAGTAAGCCACATGGGAACATCAACGCACTGTGGTCACTATGTGGCACACATATTGAAAGAAGGTCGTTGGGTCATATTCAATGACAGCAAAGTAGGTATCTCGACAGATCCTCCTAAAGACATGGGTTATCTCTACTTCTTTCAGCGTCTCGACAATTGA
- the LOC106292584 gene encoding mRNA cap guanine-N7 methyltransferase 1: protein MKRGYSQSPSSSTPPPSTRFKSNPEGDSQFLDDDTTKNFARKVADHYSRRTNQTLEEREASPIIHLKKLNNWIKSVLIQLYARPDDAVLDLACGKGGDLIKWDKARIGYYVGIDIAEGSIEDCRTRYNGDADHHQRRKKFSFPSRLLCGDCFEVELDKILEEDAPFDICSCQFAMHYSWTTEARARRALANVSALLRPGGVFIGTMPDANVIIKKLREAEGLEIGNSVYWIRFGEEHSQKKFKSSSPFGIEYVFHLEDAVDCPEWIVPFNIFKSLAEEYDLELVFVKNSHEFVHEYMKKPEFVELMRRLGALGDGNQDQSTLSADEWEAAYLYLSFVLRKRGESDGAQRRGGRRKNGKMNLSKDDVLYIDN from the exons ATGAAAAGAGGATACTCCCAATCTCCTTCAAGCTCCACTCCTCCTCCTTCCACCAGATTCAAATCAAACCCTGAAG GTGATTCTCAGTTTCTGGATGATGATACCACAAAGAACTTTGCGAGGAAAGTAGCAGATCATTACAGTCGAAGAACAAACCAAACTTTGGAAGAGAGAGAAGCTAGTCCCATCATTCATCTTAAGAAACTCAACAATTGG ATTAAAAGTGTGTTGATCCAGCTATATGCTCGTCCTGATGATGCTGTTCTAGACCTTGCCTGTGGGAAG GGTGGTGATTTGATCAAGTGGGACAAGGCAAGGATTGGTTACTATGTTGGAATTGATATAGCTGAAGGGTCG ATTGAAGATTGTCGGACGCGTTATAATGGTGACGCAGACCATCACCAACGTCGTAAGAAGTTCAGCTTTCCCTCCCGTTTATTATGTGGGGACTGTTTTGAG GTAGAACTAGATAAGATTCTTGAAGAGGATGCTCCTTTTGATATCTGTAGTTGCCAG TTTGCTATGCATTACTCATGGACTACTGAGGCACGTGCACGGCGAGCTTTGGCTAATGTCTCAGCTCTACTTCGTCCTGGAGGCGTCTTTATAGGAACAATGCCAGATGCCAATGTTATCATTAAAAAACTCCGAGAAG CTGAAGGTTTGGAGATTGGTAATAGTGTATACTGGATTCGTTTTGGTGAAGAGCATTCCCAAAAG AAGTTCAAATCTAGCAGCCCTTTTGGTATTGAATACGTATTTCATCTTGAG GATGCTGTTGATTGTCCTGAATGGATTGTGCCCTTTAACATCTTCAAGTCTTTAGCCGAAGAG TATGATCTAGAGTTGGTGTTTGTGAAGAACTCACACGAGTTTGTCCATGAGTATATGAAGAAACCGGAGTTTGTAGAACTCATGAGAAGGCTTGGTGCTTTGGGTGATGGTAACCAAGATCAGA GCACATTATCAGCTGATGAATGGGAAGCTGCATATCTATACCTCTCTTTTGTCTTGAGGAAG AGAGGAGAATCTGATGGAGCTCAAAGGAGAGGAGGGAGGAGAAAGAATGGGAAAATGAACTTGTCGAAAGACGATGTTTTGTATATCGACAACTGA
- the LOC106295998 gene encoding ubiquitin carboxyl-terminal hydrolase 14 isoform X1 gives MELLRSNLSRVQIPEPTHRIYKHECCLSFDTPRSEGGLFVDMNSFLAFGKDYVAWNHEKTGNPVYLHIKETPKSVPEDRPLKKPTLLAIGVDGGFDNSETEYEESYSIVILPDFVSLPFPSVELPEKVRIAVDTVLSAVGAERREQVALAAWTADEKKASEHALTLQQIKSGVVVPPSGWKCAKCDKKENLWLNLTDGMILCGRKNWDGTGGNNHAVEHYKETSYPLAVKLGTITADLESADVYSYPEDDSVLDPLLAQHLAHFGIDFSSLQKTEMTTAERELDQNTNFDWNRIQESGKELVPVFGPGYTGLVNLGNSCYLAATMQILFSTHSFISRYFSHQSLKLAFEMAPADPTLDLNMQLTKLGHGLLSGKYSIPVTEKDAATAEARQEGIPPRMFKSVVAAGHGEFSSMRQQDALDFFLHLLDKVERGNNTRPDLDPSRSFKFGVEEKILCSSGKVSYNKRDDCILSLNIPLQEATNKDELEAFNNQTAGKGLEENNMSTDEIVRPRVPLEACLATFASPEQIHDYYSTALKGKTTAIKTTGLTSFPDYLVLHMRKFVMDAGWVPKKLDVYIDVPDVIDISHMRSKGLQPGEELLPDGVPEEVTETAQPVANEEIVAQLVSMGFNQLHCQKAAINTSNAGVEEATNWLFSHMDDPDIDAPISHQASDVDQSSVDTLISFGFAEEVGRKALKASGGDIEKATDWIFNNPNASVSDMDVSSSSSAQTPAQTGLPDGGGRYKLFGIVSHMGTSTHCGHYVAHILKEGRWVIFNDSKVGISTDPPKDMGYLYFFQRLDN, from the exons ATGGAGCTTCTCCGATCGAACTTGTCTAGGGTTCAGATCCCAGAACCCACCCACCGCATCTACAAGCACGAGTGTTGCCTCTCCTTCGATACCCCG AGATCGGAAGGAGGATTGTTCGTAGACATGAACAGCTTCCTTGCCTTTGGAAAAGACTACGTTGCTTGGAATCACGAGAAGACGGGGAATCCTGTTTATCTCCACATCAAGGAGACTCCCAAGTCTGTTCCCGAGGATCGCCCTCTCAAGAAACCTACTCTCCTCGCTATAG GAGTTGATGGCGGATTTGACAACAGTGAGACTGAGTATGAGGAATCTTATAGCATAGTCATACTTCCCGACTTTGTTTCACTTCCTTTCCCTTCTGTTGAGCTACCAGAGAAG GTGAGGATTGCGGTTGATACTGTTCTGAGTGCCGTTGGTGCTGAGCGGAGAGAGCAAGTTGCACTTGCAGCCTGGACTGCTGACGAGAAGAAAGCTAGTGAACATGCTTTGACGCTGCAGCAGATCAAGAGCGGCGTTGTCGTTCCTCCCTCCGGTTGGAAATGTGCCAAGTGTGATAAGAAGGAGAATCTCTGGCTTAATCTTACCGACGGGATGATTCTCTGTGGAAGGAAAAACTGGGATGGGACTGGTGGAAACAACCATGCTGTTGAGCACTACAAGGAAACAAGCTACCCTCTTGCTGTAAAGCTTGGAACTATCACCGCTGACTTGGAATCAGCAG ATGTGTATTCCTACCCGGAAGATGACAGTGTTTTGGACCCACTCCTGGCTCAGCATCTGGCCCATTTTGGAATCGACTTCTCCTCGTTGCAGAAG ACAGAAATGACAACTGCCGAAAGAGAACTTGATCAAAATACGAATTTTGATTGGAACCGTATACAAGAGAGTGGAAAAGAATTGGTGCCAGTTTTTGGACCTGGATATACTGGACTTGTCAATCTTGGCAACAG TTGCTACTTGGCAGCTACGATGCAGATTCTTTTCTCGACCCATTCGTTTATTTCAAG ATACTTCTCACATCAGAGCTTAAAGTTGGCATTTGAAATGGCTCCTGCTGATCCAACTTTGGACCTCAATATGCAATT GACAAAGCTTGGACATGGTTTACTATCTGGGAAGTACTCTATTCCTGTAACAGAG AAGGATGCTGCAACTGCAGAAGCT AGGCAAGAAGGAATCCCTCCTCGCATGTTCAAATCGGTAGTTGCTGCTGGCCATGGAGAGTTCTCTTCTATGAGACAGCAG GATGCTCTCGACTTTTTCCTCCACTTGCTAGATAAAGTTGAGCGTGGCAACAACACGAGACCAGATTTAGACCCCTCGAGGAGCTTCAAGTTTGGAGTAGAAGAAAAGATCCTGTGTTCATCTGGGAAGGTCTCATATAATAAGAGGGATGACTGTATTCTTTCTTTGAACATTCCACTGCAGGAGGCAACTAATAAAG ATGAATTAGAAGCCTTTAACAACCAGACAGCAGGCAAAGGACTGGAAGAAAATAATAT GTCAACTGATGAAATTGTACGCCCACGAGTTCCTTTAGAAGCTTGTCTAGCAACGTTTGCATCACCAGAGCAGATTCATGATTACTATAGCACTGCTCTGAAGGGAAAGACAACAGCTATCAA GACAACTGGTTTGACATCTTTCCCAGATTACTTGGTCTTGCACATGCGGAAGTTTGTTATGGATGCAGGCTGGGTGCCAAAGAAGCTTG ATGTGTACATTGATGTTCCGGATGTAATTGATATCAGCCACATGCGCAGCAAAGGGCTTCAACCTGGAGAAGAACTGTTGCCAGATGGCG TTCCAGAAGAAGTGACGGAAACTGCACAGCCTGTGGCCAATGAGGAGATAGTTGCACAACTCGTCTCAATGGGATTTAACCAGCTTCATTGCCAGAAAGCCGCCATAAATACGTCTAATGCTGGGGTTGAAGAGGCGACGAACTGGTTATTTTCTCACATGGATGATCCAG ATATCGACGCACCAATCTCCCATCAGGCATCTGACGTTGACCAATCAAGCGTTGATACCTTAATCTCCTTTGGTTTTGCTGAAGAGGTTGGTCGAAAGGCACTCAAAGCCTCG GGAGGAGATATAGAGAAAGCAACAGATTGGATATTCAACAACCCTAATGCATCTGTTTCAGACATGGACGTTTCCTCTAGCAGTTCAGCGCAAACTCCAGCTCAGACTGGACTACCAGACGGAGGAGGGA GATATAAGCTGTTTGGGATAGTAAGCCACATGGGAACATCAACGCACTGTGGTCACTATGTGGCACACATATTGAAAGAAGGTCGTTGGGTCATATTCAATGACAGCAAAGTAGGTATCTCGACAGATCCTCCTAAAGACATGGGTTATCTCTACTTCTTTCAGCGTCTCGACAATTGA
- the LOC106345062 gene encoding replication protein A 70 kDa DNA-binding subunit C-like, whose protein sequence is MGQVTDLGPVAMVQAKGNDTKRVHFRLRDTSGHEVACCLWGKYAEQFESVEEANDESIICLIRFAKISEYRGEKQITNAFDASLVFLNPTMEEAIDFKQKMLNDPLPLGILDQSNEKKIITRVAHDWNEVDVRCISEILQSFEVDSCKIICSIETIDTDWGWFYFGCKRHNLRLTRIGRKSTGKMIQSEKPQFYCEMCRGACSTIEPKFKLHLVVKDDSETCILMLLDTVAKTIIGSKAVELWDGSFDEIEDPEILPQPIRDLVGKSFCFGLAISTDNLNGSETFKVSEVWSGEYIQRIESVSEPVSLIETNSSTLSGGELLAIDHINENSSEDVSTPSNKRKEDECDQMDMTSTSKKLCTNIIKVEKTKTD, encoded by the exons ATGGGACAGGTTACTGATCTTGGACCAGTAGCTATGGTCCAAGCTAAGGGAAATGACACAAAAAGAGTTCATTTCCGTTTGCGTGATACAAG TGGTCATGAAGTGGCATGTTGCTTATGGGGAAAATATGCTGAGCAATTTGAATCGGTGGAAGAAGCTAATGATGAAAGTATTATATGCTTGATAAGGTTTGCAAAAATCAGCGAATACAGAG GAGAAAAACAAATAACCAATGCATTTGATGCTTCACTTGTGTTTCTCAATCCAACAATGGAGGAAGCTATCGATTTTAAACAGAA GATGTTGAATGATCCTCTTCCCCTAGGTATTTTGGATCAAAGTAATGAAAAGAAGATAATCACAAGGGTTGCTCACGATTGGAATGAGGTAGACGTGAGATGTATTTCTGAGATTTTACAGAGTTTTGAG GTTGACAGTTGCAAGATCATTTGTTCAATTGAAACAATTGACACAGACTGGGGTTGGTTCTATTTTGGGTGTAAGAGACACAATCTACGTCTTACTAGGATTGGTAGGAAATCTACTGGTAAGATGATTCAATCTGAAAAGCCACAATTTTATTGTGAAATGTGTCGTGGAGCCTGTTCAACTATCGAGCCAAA GTTTAAGCTTCATTTGGTTGTGAAAGATGACTCTGAGACATGCATATTGATGCTTCTTGACACTGTAGCTAAAACAATTATTGGTAGCAAAGCTGTTGAACTTTGGGATGGTTCATTTGATGAG ATTGAAGACCCAGAAATCCTTCCTCAGCCTATTCGAGACTTGGTTGGAAAATCTTTTTGTTTCGGTCTAGCAATAAGCACTGACAATTTAAATGGATCAGAGACTTTTAAGGTTTCTGAGGTTTGGTCTGGAGAGTATATTCAGAGGATCGAATCAGTCTCAGAACCAGTTTCATTAATTGAGACCAATTCCTCAACTCTATCTGGTGGAGAG CTTCTTGCAATTGATCATATCAATGAGAACTCATCAGAAGATGTTTCCACCCCAAGTAACAAGCGTAAGGAAGATGAGTGTGATCAAATGGACATGACATCTACATCTAAGAAGTTATGCACTAATATCATAAAGGTGGAGAAGACAAAGACTGATTAG